AAGGAAGTTTTTGCACGTTTGAACCGTCAGTTTCTGTTTCTGTGAACAATTAGAATTTGGTTCTATGATTCTAGTTTGCCTGGCTGTTAAGGATTCTGTATCTCTGTCTTTAATGGTCTCAGCTGGAAGAACCAAGGGTCCCAAAGTTCACAACGCTGGCACTTCGAGCCAGGCTTCATTGCTTACATCACAGATTGACCACGTTTCTCAGCACCTCAACTCTAATCAATCTTGGTACGctgtttaaattttctttccaGTTTCTCTCCTCTACGAAAGTGTTCATTTGTGGCAGTTTCATTTCCTATGCGCATGGTTAATCTGTCCTACACTTCTGTAGGGACTCTGGAGAATCACAAAATGTTCATCAGATAGGTGATCCTCCTATTACAAGGGTGTCCTCTGACCaggtatgttatttttttgttgctgcGTTCCTGTGGCATGATTGTTTATTATCAGCTCTGTTATTGAAATCCGAGTGGGTTTGTTGGGACAAAAACTGAGGATTGAGTAAGCTACCTGCTGAGCTGAGCTGAGCTGATATAACTCAACCCTGTTTCATATTTGAGTTGATCAGTCCAAACTTGTAACTAGTGTGGTCAatttcttgttttggaaattgATAGTTACCATACCAAGCATCCTGTGCGCATTaacattttgaatttatctATTACAATCTTCATTCCCTGAAATTAGAAAACTAAGTTTAAGATACCAGTTGATGTAGATTGTAGACTATTTTTCAGGGGAAAATGTAGTACGTTTTCAAGTTAACACAACTCTAAGTATGGCATTATTTAtccttcatgatttgttttggattATTGTTTACATGGGATAATGTATAATTCAcaattttgtgatatttttcagGATTACTTTCCATCCCAGTCAATGAATCAGACTGTTAGATTGGTCAGGGAGAAGCTCAATAAGGTGAAAAACCTTTAA
This region of Populus trichocarpa isolate Nisqually-1 chromosome 9, P.trichocarpa_v4.1, whole genome shotgun sequence genomic DNA includes:
- the LOC7481688 gene encoding uncharacterized protein LOC7481688 isoform X3 encodes the protein MDAEDCEQFTDVYWIKFRLVSNARFAKRKLDESIFLGNPLQVSYAPHFETVSDTKDKLEGRRKEVFARLNPGRTKGPKVHNAGTSSQASLLTSQIDHVSQHLNSNQSWDSGESQNVHQIGDPPITRVSSDQDYFPSQSMNQTVRLVREKLNKIQSSSEHLQAGPVSKKARVDNRRRI